The Jeotgalibacillus aurantiacus genome has a window encoding:
- the tuf gene encoding elongation factor Tu, which yields MAKEKFDRSKTHANIGTIGHVDHGKTTLTAAITTVLHKKYGRGTAMAYDQIDGAPEERERGITISTAHVEYETDSRHYAHVDCPGHADYVKNMITGAAQMDGGILVVSAADGPMPQTREHILLSRQVGVPYLVVFMNKCDMVDDEELLELVEMEIRDLLSEYDFPGDDIPVIKGSALKALEGDAEWEEKIYELMEAVDSYIPTPERDTEKPFMMPVEDVFSITGRGTVATGRVERGQVKVGDEVEIIGLSEEPKKTTVTGVEMFRKLLDYAEAGDNIGALLRGVSRDDINRGQVLAKPGTITPHTNFKAEVYVLSKEEGGRHTPFFTNYRPQFYFRTTDVTGVCNLPEGVEMVMPGDNIEMTVELISPIAIEEGTKFSIREGGRTVGAGVVASIQK from the coding sequence ATGGCTAAGGAAAAATTCGACCGTTCGAAAACCCATGCTAACATTGGTACAATCGGACACGTTGACCATGGTAAAACAACTCTAACTGCTGCAATCACAACTGTACTTCACAAGAAATATGGTCGTGGAACAGCTATGGCATATGACCAAATCGATGGTGCTCCAGAAGAGCGCGAGCGTGGAATCACAATCTCAACTGCACACGTTGAGTACGAAACTGATTCTCGTCACTATGCACACGTTGACTGCCCAGGACACGCTGACTATGTTAAGAACATGATCACTGGTGCTGCTCAGATGGACGGCGGTATTCTTGTAGTATCTGCTGCTGACGGCCCAATGCCACAAACTCGTGAGCACATCCTTCTTTCTCGTCAGGTAGGTGTACCTTACCTTGTTGTATTCATGAACAAGTGTGACATGGTAGACGACGAAGAGCTACTTGAACTAGTTGAAATGGAAATTCGTGACCTTCTTTCTGAGTACGACTTCCCAGGCGACGACATTCCAGTAATCAAAGGTTCTGCTCTTAAAGCTCTTGAAGGAGATGCTGAGTGGGAAGAAAAAATCTATGAGCTTATGGAAGCTGTAGATAGCTACATCCCAACTCCAGAGCGTGACACTGAAAAGCCATTCATGATGCCAGTTGAGGATGTATTCTCAATCACTGGTCGTGGTACAGTTGCTACTGGACGTGTTGAGCGTGGACAAGTTAAAGTCGGTGACGAAGTAGAAATCATCGGTCTTTCTGAAGAGCCTAAGAAGACAACTGTAACAGGTGTTGAAATGTTCCGTAAGCTTCTTGACTATGCAGAAGCTGGAGACAACATCGGTGCACTTCTTCGTGGTGTATCACGTGACGACATCAACCGTGGACAGGTTCTTGCTAAGCCAGGAACAATCACTCCACACACAAACTTCAAAGCTGAAGTTTACGTTCTATCAAAAGAAGAAGGTGGACGTCACACTCCATTCTTCACTAACTACCGCCCACAGTTCTACTTCCGTACTACGGACGTAACTGGCGTATGTAACCTTCCTGAAGGAGTAGAAATGGTTATGCCTGGCGACAACATCGAAATGACTGTTGAGCTAATCTCTCCTATCGCAATCGAAGAAGGAACTAAGTTCTCTATTCGTGAAGGTGGACGTACAGTAGGCGCTGGCGTTGTTGCTTCTATCCAGAAGTAA
- a CDS encoding 50S ribosomal protein L7ae-like protein → MSYEKVSQAKHIIVGSKQVVKALKAGSVKEIVVADDVDRHVIDKVLLTAEEMNVTITHVDSMKKLGKACGIEVGAAAVAITK, encoded by the coding sequence ATGTCTTATGAAAAAGTATCGCAGGCTAAACACATCATTGTAGGATCCAAGCAAGTTGTAAAGGCGCTCAAAGCAGGGTCCGTGAAGGAAATCGTTGTCGCTGATGACGTTGACCGGCACGTGATCGACAAGGTTTTGCTCACCGCTGAAGAGATGAACGTAACGATCACCCATGTGGATTCAATGAAGAAGCTGGGGAAAGCGTGCGGGATCGAGGTTGGTGCTGCTGCGGTAGCCATTACGAAGTGA
- the rplB gene encoding 50S ribosomal protein L2, producing the protein MAIKKYKPTSNGRRGMTTSDFAEITTSKPEKSLLAPIKRKGGRNNQGKLTVRHQGGGHKRQYRVIDFARTKDGIPGRVATIEYDPNRSANIALINYVDGEKRYILAPKGLVVGMEVMSGPEADIKTGNALPLTNIPVGTVIHNIELKPGKGGQLVRSAGTSAQVLGKEGKYVLVRLNSGETRMILATCRATVGQVGNEQHELINIGKAGRSRWLGKRPTVRGSVMNPNDHPHGGGEGKAPIGRKSPMSPWGKPTLGAKTRKKKNKSDKFIVRRRKK; encoded by the coding sequence ATGGCGATTAAAAAGTACAAACCTACCTCTAATGGTCGTCGCGGCATGACTACTTCTGATTTTGCTGAGATTACAACTAGCAAGCCGGAAAAATCACTTCTTGCACCTATTAAGCGCAAGGGTGGCCGTAACAACCAAGGTAAGTTAACCGTTCGTCATCAAGGTGGAGGCCACAAACGCCAATACCGTGTCATCGACTTCGCTCGTACGAAAGATGGCATTCCAGGACGCGTTGCTACGATCGAATACGATCCAAACCGTTCAGCAAACATTGCACTTATCAACTATGTTGATGGTGAAAAACGTTACATCCTAGCTCCTAAAGGATTAGTAGTTGGAATGGAAGTTATGTCAGGTCCAGAAGCGGACATCAAAACTGGTAACGCACTTCCACTAACAAACATTCCAGTGGGTACAGTTATCCACAATATCGAGCTTAAGCCTGGTAAAGGTGGTCAGCTAGTACGTTCAGCTGGTACATCAGCACAGGTACTTGGTAAAGAAGGTAAATACGTTCTTGTTCGTCTTAACTCAGGCGAAACTCGTATGATCCTTGCTACTTGCCGCGCTACAGTTGGTCAGGTAGGAAACGAGCAGCACGAACTTATCAACATCGGTAAAGCAGGACGTTCACGCTGGTTAGGCAAGCGCCCAACAGTACGTGGATCTGTAATGAACCCGAACGATCACCCACACGGTGGTGGTGAAGGTAAAGCACCGATCGGACGTAAGTCTCCAATGTCACCATGGGGTAAACCAACACTTGGTGCTAAGACTCGTAAGAAGAAAAACAAATCCGATAAATTTATCGTACGCCGTCGTAAAAAATAA
- the rplW gene encoding 50S ribosomal protein L23 has protein sequence MDAREIIKRPVITERSSDLMGEKKYTFEVDTRANKTQVKDAIQEIFGVDVEKVNIMNYKGKYKRVGRYAGFTNKRRKAIVTLTEDSKEIEFFEV, from the coding sequence ATGGATGCTCGCGAAATCATTAAGCGCCCCGTAATCACTGAGCGTTCTTCAGACCTTATGGGTGAGAAGAAGTACACGTTCGAAGTCGACACTCGTGCGAACAAAACACAAGTGAAAGACGCAATCCAGGAGATCTTTGGAGTAGATGTTGAGAAAGTAAACATCATGAACTACAAAGGTAAATACAAGCGCGTTGGACGTTATGCAGGTTTTACTAACAAGCGTCGCAAAGCAATCGTAACTCTTACTGAAGATAGCAAAGAAATCGAATTTTTCGAGGTTTAA
- the rpsG gene encoding 30S ribosomal protein S7 has product MPRKGAVAKRDVLPDPIHNSKLVTRLVNKIMIDGKKGTAQKILYSAFEIVQERSGKDALEVFDQALKNIMPVLEVRARRVGGANYQVPVEVRPERRTTLGLRWLVNYSRLRGEKTMEERLANEILDAANNTGASVKKREDMHKMAEANKAFAHYRW; this is encoded by the coding sequence ATGCCTCGTAAAGGTGCAGTAGCAAAACGCGACGTATTACCGGATCCGATTCATAACTCGAAGCTGGTAACTCGTCTAGTTAACAAAATCATGATTGACGGTAAAAAGGGTACAGCTCAAAAGATCCTTTATTCCGCATTCGAAATCGTGCAGGAACGCTCTGGAAAGGATGCTCTTGAAGTATTCGACCAGGCGCTTAAAAACATCATGCCAGTTCTTGAAGTACGTGCACGCCGTGTTGGTGGAGCAAACTATCAGGTACCGGTTGAGGTTCGTCCGGAACGTCGTACTACACTAGGTCTTCGCTGGTTAGTAAACTATTCACGTCTTCGTGGAGAAAAGACAATGGAAGAACGTCTTGCTAACGAAATTCTTGATGCAGCTAACAACACTGGTGCTTCAGTTAAGAAGCGCGAAGATATGCATAAAATGGCAGAAGCAAACAAAGCGTTTGCTCACTACCGCTGGTAA
- the rpoC gene encoding DNA-directed RNA polymerase subunit beta' — MIDVNNFEYMKIGLASPDKIRSWSFGEVKKPETINYRTLKPEKDGLFCERIFGPQKDWECHCGKYKRVRYKGVVCDRCGVEVTRAKVRRERMGHIELAAPVSHIWYFKGIPSRMGLVLDMSPRALEEVIYFASYVVTEAGETALEKKQLLSEKEYRAYREKYGTKFQAAMGAEAIRKLLQDIDLDKEAEMLKEELKSAQGQRRTRAIKRLEVVESFRNSGNLPDWMVLDVLPVIPPELRPMVQLDGGRFATSDLNDLYRRVINRNNRLKRLLDLGAPSIIVQNEKRMLQEAVDALIDNGRRGRPVTGPGNRPLKSLSHMLKGKQGRFRQNLLGKRVDYSGRSVIVVGPSLKMYQCGLPKEMALELFKPFVMKELVERGLAHNIKSAKRKIERVHDEVWDVLEDVIKEHPVLLNRAPTLHRLGIQAFEPTLVEGRAIRLHPLVCTAYNADFDGDQMAVHVPLSSEAQAEARLLMLAAQNILNPKDGKPVVTPSQDMVLGNYYLTLERKGAVGEGSVFRDADEALLAYQNGYVHLHTRIAIHAGSLNKETFTEEQNKKLLLTTVGKVVFNEILPKEFHYINEPTMENLEVNTPEKYFVDPTVNVKEHIAAADLVTPFKKGFLGSIIAEVFKRFHLTDTSKMLDSMKNLGFKHSTRAGITIGIADIVVLPEKQGILDDAQGKVDKVLKQFRRGLITEEERYDRVISIWSSAKDVIQDKLMLTLDSLNPIYMMSDSGARGNASNFTQLAGMRGLMANPAGRIIELPIKSSFREGLTVLEYFISTHGARKGLADTALKTADSGYLTRRLVDVAQDVIVREEDCGTDRGLRVKSLKDGTETIEALEERLEGRYSNQTVKHPETGEVFVRRNELITEDIARQIVDAGIEEVSIRSAFTCNTRHGVCEKCYGKNLATGEKVEVGEAVGIIAAQSIGEPGTQLTMRTFHTGGVAGDDITQGLPRIQEIFEARNPKGQAVISEIDGVVTDITEGKDRQQEITVRGEVETRTYNAPYTARLKVSVDDTIARGQELTEGSIDPKELIKVRDVAAVQEYLLREVQKVYRMQGVEIGDKHVEVMVRQMLRKVRVIEAGETDLLPGSLLDVHQFMEANQQVLLDGKQPATGRPLILGITKASLETESFLSAASFQETTRVLTDAAIKGKRDELLGLKENVIIGKLVPAGTGMQRYRQAEIESEELPEEEAVSVE, encoded by the coding sequence TTGATAGATGTTAATAACTTTGAATATATGAAAATTGGTTTAGCCTCACCTGACAAGATCCGTTCTTGGTCATTTGGTGAAGTGAAAAAGCCGGAGACGATCAACTATCGTACTCTTAAACCTGAAAAAGACGGTCTTTTCTGCGAGCGAATCTTCGGCCCGCAGAAAGACTGGGAATGTCACTGCGGTAAATACAAGCGCGTCCGTTATAAGGGCGTCGTTTGTGACCGCTGTGGTGTTGAAGTAACACGTGCAAAAGTTCGTCGTGAGCGTATGGGTCACATCGAGCTTGCAGCACCTGTCTCTCATATCTGGTACTTCAAAGGAATTCCAAGCCGTATGGGTCTTGTTCTTGACATGTCCCCACGTGCGCTTGAAGAAGTCATTTACTTCGCGTCCTATGTTGTAACAGAAGCTGGTGAAACAGCGCTTGAGAAAAAACAGCTTCTTTCTGAAAAAGAATATCGTGCATACCGTGAAAAGTACGGCACGAAATTCCAGGCAGCGATGGGAGCAGAAGCTATCCGCAAGCTGCTTCAGGATATCGATCTTGATAAAGAAGCAGAAATGCTGAAAGAAGAACTGAAATCTGCTCAGGGTCAGCGTCGTACACGTGCGATCAAGCGCCTTGAAGTAGTAGAGTCATTCCGTAATTCAGGAAACCTTCCTGACTGGATGGTTCTTGATGTTCTTCCTGTTATCCCGCCTGAACTTCGTCCGATGGTTCAGCTGGATGGTGGGCGTTTCGCAACATCTGACTTAAACGATCTTTACCGTCGAGTAATCAACCGTAACAACCGTCTGAAGCGTCTTCTTGACCTTGGTGCGCCAAGCATCATCGTTCAAAATGAGAAGCGTATGCTTCAGGAAGCAGTTGATGCGTTGATCGATAATGGCCGTCGCGGCCGTCCGGTAACAGGTCCTGGTAACCGTCCGCTTAAATCTCTTTCTCATATGCTGAAAGGGAAGCAGGGACGTTTCCGTCAAAACCTTCTTGGTAAGCGTGTTGACTACTCTGGCCGTTCCGTTATCGTTGTTGGACCAAGTCTGAAAATGTATCAGTGTGGTCTGCCGAAGGAAATGGCACTTGAGCTGTTCAAGCCGTTTGTTATGAAGGAGCTTGTTGAACGTGGACTTGCGCACAACATTAAGAGTGCGAAGCGTAAGATCGAACGCGTTCACGATGAAGTATGGGACGTACTTGAAGACGTCATTAAGGAGCATCCGGTTCTTCTAAACCGTGCACCGACGCTTCACCGTCTTGGTATCCAGGCGTTTGAACCAACATTGGTTGAAGGTCGTGCGATCCGTCTTCACCCGCTCGTATGTACAGCCTACAATGCTGACTTCGATGGTGACCAGATGGCTGTTCACGTACCACTTTCATCAGAAGCACAGGCTGAAGCCCGTCTTCTAATGCTTGCGGCACAGAACATCCTGAATCCGAAGGACGGAAAACCGGTTGTTACGCCGTCTCAGGATATGGTACTTGGTAACTACTACCTGACATTAGAGCGAAAAGGTGCTGTAGGAGAAGGCTCTGTATTCCGTGATGCGGATGAAGCTCTTCTTGCATACCAGAATGGTTATGTACACCTGCACACACGTATTGCGATCCATGCAGGTTCTCTAAATAAAGAAACATTCACGGAAGAGCAGAACAAGAAACTTCTTCTGACAACTGTCGGAAAAGTCGTCTTTAATGAAATTCTTCCGAAAGAGTTCCACTACATTAACGAGCCGACAATGGAAAACCTTGAGGTGAATACACCTGAAAAGTATTTCGTTGATCCGACTGTTAACGTAAAAGAACACATTGCAGCTGCTGACCTTGTCACGCCGTTCAAGAAAGGCTTCCTCGGAAGCATCATCGCGGAAGTGTTCAAGAGATTCCATCTCACAGACACGTCTAAGATGCTTGACAGCATGAAGAATCTTGGATTTAAGCACTCTACACGTGCTGGTATCACCATTGGTATTGCCGATATCGTGGTACTTCCTGAGAAGCAGGGAATCCTCGACGATGCACAAGGTAAAGTAGATAAAGTACTAAAACAGTTCCGTCGTGGTCTGATCACAGAGGAAGAGCGTTATGATCGCGTTATTTCTATCTGGTCATCCGCGAAGGATGTCATTCAGGATAAGCTGATGCTGACACTCGACAGCCTGAACCCAATCTATATGATGAGTGATTCAGGAGCGCGTGGTAACGCATCTAACTTTACGCAGCTTGCCGGTATGCGTGGTCTAATGGCCAACCCGGCTGGTCGTATCATCGAACTTCCAATCAAATCAAGTTTCCGTGAAGGTCTGACAGTACTTGAGTACTTCATCTCGACACACGGTGCCCGTAAAGGTCTTGCCGATACAGCCCTTAAAACAGCTGACTCAGGTTACCTTACACGCCGTCTTGTTGACGTGGCACAGGATGTCATCGTACGTGAAGAAGACTGTGGAACTGACCGCGGTCTGCGCGTCAAGTCACTAAAAGATGGCACAGAAACGATCGAAGCGTTGGAAGAGCGTCTTGAAGGTCGTTACTCAAACCAGACAGTCAAGCATCCTGAAACAGGAGAAGTCTTTGTAAGACGCAATGAGCTGATTACAGAAGACATCGCCCGTCAGATTGTTGACGCTGGTATTGAAGAAGTATCGATCCGTTCAGCCTTCACTTGTAACACGCGTCACGGCGTATGTGAAAAGTGTTACGGTAAAAACCTTGCGACTGGTGAAAAAGTGGAAGTCGGCGAAGCAGTCGGCATTATCGCAGCCCAGTCAATCGGGGAGCCGGGAACACAGCTTACAATGCGTACGTTCCACACAGGTGGGGTAGCCGGAGACGATATCACACAGGGTCTTCCGCGTATCCAGGAAATCTTCGAAGCGCGTAACCCGAAAGGTCAAGCTGTCATATCTGAAATTGACGGTGTCGTAACCGACATTACAGAAGGCAAAGACCGCCAGCAGGAAATCACTGTTCGTGGCGAAGTAGAAACAAGAACGTACAATGCTCCTTACACAGCACGTCTGAAAGTGTCTGTTGACGATACAATTGCCCGTGGTCAGGAACTGACTGAAGGTTCAATTGATCCGAAAGAGCTGATTAAAGTACGTGACGTAGCTGCGGTACAGGAATATCTGCTTCGTGAAGTACAAAAAGTATACCGTATGCAGGGTGTAGAAATCGGAGACAAGCACGTTGAAGTCATGGTTCGCCAGATGCTTCGTAAAGTACGTGTCATTGAAGCCGGTGAGACAGACCTGCTGCCAGGTTCACTGCTTGATGTACACCAGTTCATGGAAGCAAACCAGCAGGTACTGCTTGACGGCAAACAGCCGGCAACAGGCCGCCCGCTGATTCTTGGTATCACAAAAGCGTCTCTTGAAACAGAGTCCTTCCTATCTGCAGCATCCTTCCAGGAGACAACGCGTGTCCTGACAGATGCAGCGATCAAAGGAAAGCGTGATGAACTGCTTGGACTGAAAGAAAATGTTATCATCGGTAAGCTCGTTCCAGCCGGAACAGGTATGCAACGTTACCGTCAGGCTGAGATCGAATCTGAAGAACTTCCGGAAGAAGAAGCAGTTTCCGTTGAGTAA
- the fusA gene encoding elongation factor G, giving the protein MPREFSLKDTRNIGIMAHIDAGKTTATERILYYTGRIHKIGETHEGASQMDWMEQEQERGITITSAATTAQWKGHRVNIIDTPGHVDFTVEVERSLRVLDGAVGVLDAQSGVEPQTETVWRQATTYGVPRIVFVNKMDKIGADFLYSVGTLHDRLQANAHPIQLPIGAEDEFEGIIDLVKNVAYFYEDDLGTRTEEREIPDEYKEQAEEYRGKLIEAVADLDEDLMMKYLEGEEITEEELKAAIRKGTVNVEFYPVICGSAFKNKGVQLLLDAVLDYLPSPLDVKPITGIIPDSEEEVVRPASDEEPFSALAFKVMTDPYVGKLTFFRVYSGVLSSGSYVQNATKGKRERVGRILQMHANSREEIGEVYAGDIAAAVGLKDTTTGDTLCDEKNLVILESMEFPEPVISVAIEPKSKADQDKMSQALQKLQEEDPTFHAHTDQETGQTIIAGMGELHLDILVDRMKREFKVEANVGAPQVSYRETFRGSAQVEGKFVRQSGGRGQFGHVKIEFSPNEEGAGFEFENAIVGGAVPREYIPAVQAGLEDSLDNGVLAGYPLIDIKAKLFDGSYHDVDSSEMAFKIAASMALKNAVSKCNPVLLEPLMRVEVMIPEEYMGDIMGDITSRRGRVEGMASRGNTQIVKAFVPLAEMFGYATSLRSNTQGRGTFSMFFDHYEEVPKSVGEEIIKKNKGE; this is encoded by the coding sequence ATGCCTAGAGAGTTCTCCTTAAAAGACACTCGTAATATCGGTATCATGGCTCACATCGATGCCGGTAAAACGACTGCTACGGAGCGTATCCTTTACTACACTGGCCGTATCCACAAAATTGGTGAAACGCACGAAGGTGCATCACAAATGGACTGGATGGAGCAGGAGCAGGAGCGTGGTATCACTATCACGTCTGCTGCAACAACTGCTCAATGGAAAGGCCACCGTGTAAACATCATCGATACTCCTGGACACGTAGACTTCACTGTTGAAGTTGAGCGTTCATTGCGCGTACTTGATGGTGCTGTTGGTGTACTTGATGCCCAGTCGGGTGTTGAGCCGCAAACAGAAACTGTATGGCGTCAAGCGACAACATACGGTGTACCTCGTATCGTATTCGTTAACAAAATGGATAAGATCGGGGCTGACTTCCTATACTCTGTAGGAACACTACATGACCGTCTTCAGGCTAACGCTCACCCAATCCAGCTTCCAATCGGAGCTGAGGATGAGTTTGAAGGAATCATCGATCTTGTTAAGAACGTTGCTTACTTCTATGAAGACGATCTTGGAACTCGTACTGAAGAGCGCGAAATTCCAGATGAGTACAAGGAACAGGCTGAAGAATACCGTGGAAAGCTAATTGAAGCGGTAGCAGATCTTGATGAAGATCTGATGATGAAGTACCTTGAAGGTGAAGAAATCACAGAGGAAGAGCTTAAAGCTGCAATCCGTAAAGGAACTGTAAACGTTGAGTTCTATCCAGTAATCTGTGGATCTGCTTTCAAAAACAAAGGAGTTCAGCTACTGCTTGATGCAGTTCTTGACTACCTTCCGTCACCACTTGATGTTAAGCCGATCACAGGAATTATTCCTGATTCTGAAGAAGAAGTTGTTCGTCCTGCTAGCGACGAAGAGCCATTCTCAGCGCTTGCATTCAAAGTTATGACAGACCCTTATGTAGGTAAGCTTACATTCTTCCGTGTTTATTCTGGTGTACTTTCTTCTGGATCGTACGTACAGAACGCAACGAAAGGGAAGCGTGAGCGTGTAGGACGTATCCTGCAGATGCACGCAAACTCTCGTGAAGAAATCGGAGAAGTATATGCTGGAGATATCGCTGCTGCAGTAGGTCTTAAAGACACTACTACAGGGGACACTCTATGTGATGAAAAGAATCTTGTTATTCTTGAGTCTATGGAATTCCCTGAGCCAGTTATCTCTGTTGCGATCGAACCTAAGTCTAAAGCTGACCAGGACAAGATGAGCCAGGCGCTGCAGAAACTTCAGGAAGAAGATCCAACATTCCATGCGCACACTGACCAGGAAACTGGACAGACGATCATCGCAGGTATGGGTGAGCTTCACCTTGATATCCTCGTTGACCGTATGAAGCGTGAATTCAAAGTAGAAGCTAACGTGGGTGCTCCACAGGTATCTTACCGTGAAACATTCCGCGGCTCAGCTCAAGTTGAAGGGAAATTCGTCCGCCAGTCTGGTGGTCGTGGTCAGTTCGGTCACGTTAAGATTGAATTCTCTCCAAACGAAGAGGGAGCAGGCTTTGAATTTGAAAATGCAATCGTAGGGGGAGCTGTTCCACGTGAATACATCCCGGCTGTACAAGCAGGTCTTGAAGACTCACTTGACAACGGTGTACTTGCTGGTTACCCTCTAATCGACATCAAAGCGAAGTTATTCGATGGTTCATACCACGATGTTGACTCCTCTGAGATGGCGTTTAAGATTGCTGCTTCTATGGCATTGAAAAATGCAGTTTCTAAGTGTAACCCGGTTCTTCTTGAGCCGCTAATGCGCGTAGAAGTTATGATCCCAGAAGAATACATGGGAGACATCATGGGAGACATCACATCTCGCCGTGGACGCGTAGAAGGTATGGCATCTCGTGGAAATACACAAATCGTTAAAGCGTTTGTGCCACTTGCTGAAATGTTCGGATACGCAACTTCACTTCGTTCTAACACGCAGGGACGTGGAACATTCTCAATGTTCTTCGATCACTATGAGGAAGTACCGAAGTCTGTTGGTGAAGAAATCATCAAGAAAAATAAAGGTGAATAA
- the rpsL gene encoding 30S ribosomal protein S12, with product MPTINQLVRKPRQSKVVKSDSPALNKGYNSFKKKATDLSSPQKRGVCTRVGTMTPKKPNSALRKYARVRLTNQIEVTAYIPGIGHNLQEHSVVLIRGGRVKDLPGVRYHIVRGALDTAGVDGRRQGRSLYGTKRPKEKK from the coding sequence ATGCCTACTATTAACCAATTAGTGCGTAAGCCACGTCAGTCTAAAGTTGTTAAGTCTGACTCACCAGCATTGAACAAAGGTTACAACAGCTTCAAGAAGAAAGCGACTGACCTTTCATCTCCACAAAAACGCGGTGTTTGTACTCGTGTTGGTACGATGACTCCGAAGAAGCCAAACTCGGCTCTTCGTAAATATGCTCGTGTGCGTCTTACAAACCAGATTGAGGTAACTGCATACATTCCTGGAATCGGGCACAACCTTCAAGAGCACAGTGTTGTTCTTATCCGTGGAGGACGTGTAAAGGATTTACCAGGGGTACGTTACCACATCGTTCGTGGTGCTCTTGATACTGCTGGTGTAGACGGACGTCGTCAAGGTCGTTCTCTATACGGTACGAAGAGACCAAAAGAGAAAAAGTAA
- the rplD gene encoding 50S ribosomal protein L4 — MPKVSVFKQDGSQAGDIELNESIFGIEPNNAVMFETVLMQRAALRQGTHKVKNRSEVAGGGRKPWRQKGTGRARQGSIRSPQWRGGGTVFGPTPRSYAYKLPKKVRRLAIKSALSTKAAEENILVLEALSFETPKTKEFASVLSSLSVDKKVLVVTEGLDENVALSGRNIPGVTVVSATGVNVLDVLGHDKLILTKGAVQKVEEVLA, encoded by the coding sequence ATGCCTAAAGTATCCGTATTTAAACAAGATGGTTCACAAGCTGGCGATATCGAGCTTAACGAGTCCATCTTCGGCATTGAGCCAAACAACGCAGTGATGTTCGAGACAGTATTGATGCAGCGTGCAGCATTACGTCAAGGAACTCACAAAGTAAAAAATCGTTCTGAAGTAGCTGGCGGCGGTCGTAAGCCATGGCGCCAAAAAGGAACTGGACGTGCTCGTCAGGGTTCGATCCGTTCACCACAATGGCGCGGCGGTGGTACTGTATTCGGTCCAACACCACGCAGCTATGCTTATAAGCTACCTAAGAAAGTTCGCCGTCTGGCAATCAAATCAGCTCTTTCAACGAAAGCTGCTGAAGAAAACATCCTAGTACTAGAGGCGCTTTCATTCGAAACGCCAAAGACAAAGGAATTTGCTTCAGTATTAAGCAGCCTTTCAGTAGACAAGAAGGTCCTAGTAGTGACTGAAGGTCTTGACGAAAACGTTGCTCTATCTGGACGTAATATTCCTGGTGTAACAGTTGTATCTGCTACTGGTGTCAACGTACTAGATGTACTTGGTCACGACAAACTGATCCTGACTAAAGGTGCAGTTCAAAAAGTAGAGGAGGTGCTTGCATAA
- the rplC gene encoding 50S ribosomal protein L3: protein MTKGILGRKIGMTQVFAENGDLIPVTVIEATPNVVLQKKAVDTDGYEAIQIGFEDKREKLANKPSKGHAAKAETAPKRFVREIRGVELGEYEVGQEVKVDIFAEGDTVDVTGISKGKGFQGAIKRHNQSRGPMSHGSRYHRRPGSMGPVDPNRVFKGKLLPGRMGGERITVQNLSIVKVDTERNLLLVKGNVPGPNKSLITVKSAIKAK from the coding sequence ATGACCAAAGGAATCTTAGGAAGAAAGATTGGTATGACTCAGGTTTTTGCTGAAAACGGCGACCTTATCCCAGTTACAGTAATCGAAGCGACTCCAAACGTAGTCCTTCAAAAGAAAGCTGTTGATACTGACGGATATGAGGCGATCCAGATCGGTTTCGAAGACAAGCGCGAAAAGCTTGCTAACAAGCCATCTAAAGGACATGCTGCTAAAGCTGAAACCGCTCCTAAGCGCTTCGTCCGTGAAATCCGCGGTGTTGAGCTTGGCGAGTATGAGGTTGGTCAAGAAGTCAAGGTTGATATTTTTGCAGAAGGCGACACAGTAGACGTTACTGGAATTTCCAAGGGTAAAGGTTTTCAGGGTGCAATCAAGCGTCACAACCAATCCCGCGGACCAATGTCTCACGGTTCTCGTTACCACCGTCGTCCTGGTTCAATGGGTCCTGTTGATCCAAACCGCGTATTCAAAGGTAAGCTATTACCTGGACGCATGGGCGGAGAAAGAATTACAGTTCAGAACCTTTCAATCGTAAAGGTAGATACTGAGCGTAACCTGCTACTTGTTAAAGGGAACGTTCCTGGCCCTAACAAGAGCCTAATCACAGTAAAAAGCGCAATTAAAGCGAAATAA
- the rpsJ gene encoding 30S ribosomal protein S10 has translation MAKQKIRIRLKAYDHRILDQSAEKIVETAKRSGASVSGPIPLPTEKSVYTILRAVHKYKDAREQFEMRTHKRLVDIVNPTPQTVDALMRLDLPSGVDIEIKL, from the coding sequence ATGGCAAAACAAAAAATCCGTATCCGTTTGAAGGCATACGATCACAGAATTCTTGATCAGTCTGCTGAAAAGATTGTTGAAACTGCAAAGCGTTCAGGTGCAAGTGTTTCGGGTCCAATCCCGCTTCCAACTGAAAAGTCAGTTTACACAATTCTTCGTGCGGTCCACAAATACAAGGATGCTCGTGAGCAGTTTGAAATGCGCACACACAAGCGCCTGGTAGACATTGTGAACCCAACACCACAAACGGTAGATGCGCTAATGCGTCTTGATTTACCGTCTGGCGTTGACATCGAAATCAAACTTTAA